TTGTGGGTCGAGCTCGCCGAGGATTTCGATACCCAACGCCTGAATCGTGCGCTATTGCCGCAAGGCGTACAGATCGCGGTGGGCAGCATTTTTTCCGCATCCGGCAAATACCGCAACTGCCTGCGAATGAACTACGCCGCCAAGCCTACAGCCGATGTCGAGGCTGCCGTGCGCAAGGTGGGTGAGACCATTTCGCAACTGATCGCCCAGCAGTAACACGCCTGCCGTAACTTTTATCGGGTTTCGAGGGTCATATCGCCATATTGAAGTGTGCGGGTGGTGAGTTTGAAGAAAGCGTGGGCGTCGTCCCTTTGTCTGCTATTTGCGTTGTGCGTCAGTGGCTGCGCCCATGTCAGCATTCCCAAAGAGCCGAGTCAGGCGTTGCCGCCGACCGACTCGGCGTTCGGCCGCTCTATTCAGTCCATGGCCATGCCCCATGAAGGCCGTTCGGGATTTCGCCTGCTGCCCAACAGCACCGAAGCCTTCATGGCCCGGGCCGAGTTGATCCGCAATGCGCGCACCAGCCTGGACTTGCAGTACTACATCGTTCACGACGGCCTGAGCACGCGCGCCCTCATCGACGAACTGCTCAAGGCTGCAGATCGCGGGGTGCGGGTGCGAATCCTGCTGGACGACACCACCAGCGACGGCCTTGATCAGGCCATCGCCACCCTCGCCGCGCATCCGAACATTCAGATCCGGCTGTTCAACCCACAAGAGCTGGGCCGTGAAACCGGCGTGACGCGCAACATGGGACGGCTGTTTAACCTGTCCCGCCAACATCGACGCATGCACAACAAGCTGTGGTTGGCCGACAGCAGCGTGGCGATTGTCGGTGGGCGCAATCTGGGCGACGAGTATTTCGATGCCAAGGAAAACCTCAACTTCACCGATATCGATATGCTCAGCGTCGGGCCGGTGGCGCAGCAATTGGAGTACAGCTTCGACCAATACTGGAACAGCGCGCTCAGCAAACCCATTGCCGAATTCATGTATTTCCTGCCGACCGTGCGCGATCTCGCCAAGGCGCGGGTGCAGCTCGAAGACTCGCTGGAGAAGTCGCATCAGCAACATCGTGCGTTGTACGACCGCTTGATGGCCTACAAAACCCAGCCGCGCATGAAAACCTGGCTCAACGAGTTGATCTGGGCGCATAACCAGGCGCTGTGGGATGCGCCCACCAAGGTGCTGGCCCGCGGCGAACCGGACCCGCATCTACTGCTCGCCACGCAGTTGGCGCCGGAACTGCTCAACGTTAAGGACGAGTTGGTGCTGATTTCCGCTTACTTCGTACCCGGCAGAGAAGGCCTCACTTACCTCACTGGGCGCGCCGATGCGGGGGTCGCGGTGAGTTTGCTGACCAACTCTCTGGAAGCCACCGATGTTCCGGCTGTACACGGCGGTTACGCGCCCTATCGCAAGGCGTTGCTTGAGCATGGCGTGAAGCTGTTCGAAATGCGTCGCCAACCGGGCGATACCGGAACCAGCGGCGGCAGCGGCCCGCATCTGTTCAAGAAAGCCGCGTTCCTCAACAGCGGTTCGGACTCTAGCCTGCACAGCAAGGCGATGATTTTCGATCGGCAGAAAATCTTTGTCGGTTCGTTCAATTTCGATCCGCGTTCGGTGCTGTGGAATACCGAAGTCGGCGTGTTGGTCGACAGCCCGCAGCTCACTGAATACTTGCGCGAACTGACCCTGCAAGGCATGGCGCCGGCCTTGAGTTATCAGGCGAAGCTGGAAGACGGCAAAGTGGTGTGGGAAACCGAGGACGACGGCAAGATCCACACCTTGCACAAGGAACCGGGTGACGCATGGCGCCGCTTCAATGCGTGGTTAAGCAGCGCCGTCGGCCTGGAGAAAATGCTCTAGGCCGCCACCGGCTGCACGCCAAAAGCGCCGCGCCGCTGCGACAACAGCACTAACCCGAATGCGCCCGCTGCCATCAACAGCGGCAGTGCCTGCCCGCTGACCCATTGGCTGCCCGCTCCGGCCGCCAATGGTCCGATCAGACAACCCACCCCCCAAAGTTGCGCAACATGGGCGTTGGCGCGGACCAGCGAGTCGTCGCGGAAACGCTCGCCGATCAGGATCAGCGATAAGGTGAACAAGCCACCTGCGCTGGCGCCGAACAGCACCCACAGCGGCCAGATCAATACTGTATCGACCATCAACGGCACCAGCAGGCTGGAAATCATCAGCGCCAGCGCGCAAGCGGAAAACAGCGTACGTCGGGAGATGCGGTCGGCCAGCGCGCCAATCGGCAGTTGCAGCAACGCATCGCCGACCACCACGGTGCTGACCATCGCCAGGGCGATTTCCGCAGTGAAACCCTGGCGCAGGCAATAGATCGGCAGCAACGTCAGGATCAAGGCTTCGAAGGCCGCGAACAGCGCCACGGCCCAGGCAATGGCGGGCATGGAGCGGCAGAAGCCGAACAAGTCGATAAAGGTCACGCTGCAGGAATCAGCGCTGGGCGCCCCGCTACGGCCGAGCAACAGCAGTGGCGAGCTGACCAGCAAGGCCACGCCGACCCAGAAGCCGTAATCGTCTTCGGTACCCAGCGCGCCGAGCAGCAACGGCCCGGCCAGTTGGCAGAGCGCGTAGGTGCTGCCGTATAGCGCAACCAGGCGGCCGCGCAAACGCTCGACCACGAGTTGGTTGATCCAGCTTTCGCCAAGAATGAACACGATGGTCAGGATCACGCCGAGCATCAGGCGCAGCACCAGCCAGACCGAGTAATACGGCAGCAGCGCGAGCAAACCCACTGACAGCGCGCCCGCCCACAGACACAGGCGCATCAGCGCCGCCGTGCCGAAACGTGCGGCAAGCTGACTGGCCAGACTCGCGCCCAGCAATACGCCAATGGCGGGCATCGCCGCCATCACGCCGATCGCGAACGAGCCGTAGCCCCAGCTTTCCAGACGCAGTGACACCAGCGGCATGCTGACGCCCAGTGCGAGCCCGACGCTCAGTACCGAAGCCAGCACCGCAAAATAAGTCCCCCAACGCATTGCCACGCTCCTGTGGGTCAAAGGGCTGAAACAACACAGCCGGATTCCTGCGAAGGAGCCCGGCCGTAGCGATTACTGTGGGAGCGAGCTTGCTCGCGAAAAAGCGGGTACATCCAGCAGATTGTCTGGAGCCTTACACATTGTCTTCGCAAGCAAGCTTGCTCCCACCGGTCAAGGATTGATCGGCAGGATTTGCCGTACTGTTACAACTTAATCCACGTCGCCTTCAGCTCGGTGTATTTGTCGAACGCATGCAGCGACTTGTCGCGGCCGTTGCCCGATTGCTTGAAGCCACCGAACGGCGCGGTCATGTCGCCGCCGTCGTACTGATTGACCCACACGCTGCCGGCACGCAACGCTTTGGCGGTCAGGTGCGCCTTGGACAGGTTGGCCGTCCACACCGCAGCAGCGAGGCCGTACGGCGTGTCGTTGGCGATCTGGATCGCTTCTTCGGCGGTATCAAAGGTCAATACCGAAAGAACCGGGCCGAAGATCTCTTCCTGGGCGATCTTCATGGCATTGGTCACGCCGTCGAAAATCGTTGGCTCAACGTAGGTGCCGCCGGTTTCCTGCAGGATGCGCTTGCCGCCCGCGACCAGTTTGGCGCCGTCGCTGTGACCGGACTCGATGTACGACAGCACGGTGTTCATCTGCTGGGTATCCACCAGCGCGCCGACCGTAGTCGCCGGATCCAGCGGATTGCCCGGCTTCCAGGCTTTCAGCGCTTCGATAACCAGCGGCAGGAAGGTGTCCTTGATGGAGCGCTCCACCAACAGGCGCGAGCCGGCGGTGCAGACTTCGCCCTGGTTGAAGGCGATGGCGCTGGCGGCGGACTCGGCTGCGGCTTGCAGGTCCGGCGCATCGGCAAACACGATGTTCGGGCTTTTGCCGCCAGCTTCGAGCCAGACGCGCTTCATGTTCGATTCGCCCGAATACACCAGCAACTGCTTGGCGATTTTGGTCGAGCCGGTGAACACCACGGTGTCGACGTCCATGTGCAAGGCCAGCGCCTTGCCCACGGTGTGGCCGTAACCTGGCACCACGTTGAGCACGCCAGCCGGAATGCCCGCCTCGATTGCCAGTTGGGCAACGCGAATGGCGGTCAGTGGCGATTTTTCCGACGGCTTGAGTACCACCGAGTTACCCGTGGACAGCGCCGGACCGAGCTTCCAGCAGGCCATCAGCAGCGGGAAGTTCCACGGCACGATAGCCGCGACTACGCCAATCGGCTCACGTGTCACCAGGCCAAGCTGGTCGTGCGCAGTGGCGGCGACTTCGTCATACAGCTTGTCGATAGCCTCGCCGCTCCAGCTCAAGGCTTGGGCGGCGCCAGGAATATCAATACCGAACGAGTCGCTGATCGGCTTGCCCATGTCCAGCGTTTCCAGCAGGGCGAGTTCTTCGACGTTTTTGTTGAGCAGCGCGGCAAAGCGAATCATCGCAGCCTTGCGCTTGACCGGTGCCAGGCGCGACCAGGCCCCGGAATTGAACGTGGAGCGGGCGCTTTCCACGGCACGCTGGGCATCGGCAACGTCACAGCTGGCGACTTTGGCGAGCAGGCGGCCATCAACCGGGCTGAGGCATTCGAACGTATCGCCGGACGCGGCGTGGGTGTATTCGCCATTGATGAAGGCACGGCCTTCGATCTTCAGATCCTGGGCACGTTTTTCCCAGTCAGCATGAGTCAGGGTGGTCATACGAATGTCCTCCGCTTGATAGGTTGAAGCGTGCTCGAATCGGCAAACAAGGCCCGAAACGCACGCTTTGAGAATACGATGAGATCAAATAACGGTATTCGCCACCCTAAACCAGTGACTGGGCGATTTCCAATATATTTGACATAAATGGCCTGAACGGCCCGCCGATGTTCGTTTTATTCAACATGGCGCAGAGCGGCCGGGCACTATTGCCCCGACGCTTCGTCAAACCAGCAAATGCCTCTACCGCGAGAATGAAAAATGACCATCGACAGCATTGTGGATTTCAGCGAAGCCGGCACAGCCGCCGAGCACTACCGCCCCGCCCCGGAAAGAATTTTCAAGGGCGATCCTGAACAGACGCTCTACAACCACTACAACAGCCCGTGTGGACAGATGAGTGCGGGCGTCTGGGAAGGCCAGGTCGGGCAATGGCTGGTGAATTACACCGAGCATGAATACTGCGAAATCGTCCAGGGCGTGTCAGTGCTGCGCGACGAAGCGGGCAGCTCGAAAACCCTGCGCGCCGGTGACCGCTTCGTGATCCCGGCAGGTTTCAAAGGCACCTGGGAAGTGTTGGAGCCGTGCCGCAAGATCTACGTGGTGTTCGAGCAAAAAATATAGGTTTGTACCGCGCGGCGTCGTTTGTCGGGGTTGAGAATAGTGTTTCCACTCAAGGAAACCCCCGGCATACAAGGAAGATCTGCGTGACCAACGAAGCCGCTTACGAGCGAATCAAACACATGATCGGCAACCCGTACCACCCTTGCGTCAAAGGCTATATCAGTTGTCTGACCGGCAGGACCAGCGTTGTCGGTCCGGACAGTATCCTGTTCGTTCCCGCCTTCGACTACTCATCGGAGAGCTTTGAATACGATCCCGAGCGCATCACCATCGATACGGATGAGCACGGCATGATTATCGACTTTCTCATCGGTTGAAGTTTTAGCAGCGCCCACAAAAAAGGCCCGCATCGTGAGATGTAGGCCTTTTTTGTAGAAGAAAAATCAATTACTTGATTTTGGCTTCTTTGTAGATCACGTGCTTGCGAACCCGCGGATCGAATTTTTTGATTTCGATTTTGTCCGGAGTGGTGCGCTTGTTCTTATCGGTGGTGTAGAAATGGCCTGTACCAGCGCTCGACACCAAACGGATCAATTCACGCATGACTTTCTCCCTTAAATTTTGCCGTCGCGACGGAGTTCAGCAAGCACGACAGTGATGCCACGCTTGTCGATGATACGCATGCCTTTAGCAGATACGCGCAGACGAACAAAACGTTTCTCTTCTTCAACCCAAAAGCGGTGATGCTGCAGGTTTGGCAGGAAACGACGACGGGTTTTGTTGTTTGCGTGGGAAATGTTATTCCCAGTCACCGGACCCTTACCGGTAACTTGACATACTCTCGACATGCCTCAGCCCTCTAAAACCACATGCCCAACCCGGCATGGGTTGGCCGCTTAATCTCTCAGTCATTTGGCGCCAGGCGCCGCGTTTCTTTAAGGGTCTTACCGGCTACACCTACAGTGAAGGAACCGGGCCCCTAGAAAAGAGCGCTGCTTTATACCAGAAAGGCTGGCATGCAACAACAGGCAATGCGCTTTGCCTGTGTATATCGCAGGCCGTTCAGCCCAGCAGTGGCGCGCCAGCGGGGACGATAGCAAATCTACCGCTCGTCGTGTTACAGCGATTGTTCTGAGCCGATGCATGGTCTAGGGTAAGTCCCTTACCAGACTGCGCCTGCAGATGGGGCCCTTTTCTGACAGGAATATAGCCATGCGCCTTGCTGCGATACCGTTTTTGCTCGCTCCTTTGTTCGCCCCGATGCTGGCCCAGGCCGCGACAACTTTGAGTGTTTGCACCGAAGCCAGCCCCGAAGGTTTCGACGTCGTGCAGTACAACTCGTTGACGACCACCAACGCCTCGGCCGACGTGCTGATGAACCGTCTGGTGGATTTCGACGCCAAGAGCGGCAAGCTGGTGCCAAGCCTGGCGCAGAGTTGGACCGTGTCCCCGGACGGCCTGACCTATGATTTCAAGTTGCGCCCGGGGGTGAAGTTCCATCACACCGATTACTTCACCCCGACCCGCGAACTGACCGCCGATGACGTGGTGTTCAGCTTCCAGCGTATGCTCGATCCGCAAAACCCATGGCACAAAGTCGCCCAGAGCGGCTTCCCCCATGCGCAGTCCATGCAGCTCCCGGCGCTGATCAAGAAAATCGACGCCCCGGACCCGCTGACTGTGCGGTTTACCCTCGATCATGCTGATTCCACTTTCCTGGCCACGCTGAGCATGGGTTTCGCCTCGATCTATTCGGCTGAATACACCGCGCAGTTGCTCAAGGCCGGTACGCCGGAAAAGCTCAACAGCCAGCCAATCGGCACCGGCCCGTTCGTGTTCAAGCGCTTCCAGAAGGACGCGGTGGTCCGTTATGAGGCCAACGCCGAGTATTTCGCTGGCAAGCCTGGCGTCGACGCACTGGTCTACGCGATCACGCCGGACGCCAACGTGCGTTTGCAGCGTATTCGCCAGAATGAGTGCCAGATCACTTTGTCGCCCAAGCCTCTGGATATCCAGGAAGCCGCGAAAGATCCTGCGCTGAAAGTCGAAAAAACCGAGGCGTTCATGACGGCGTTCCTGGCGATCAACAGCCAGCATCCGCCGTTCGACAAGGCTGAAGTGCGTCAGGCGATCAACCTCGCCTTCGACAAGCCGACCTATCTCAAGGCCGTGTTCGAAGGGACTGCCGCAGCCGCCAACGGGCCGTATCCGCCTAATACCTGGGGCTATGCGAAAGATTTGCCGGGCTACAAGCTGGACATCGCCAAGGCCAAGGAACTGTTGGCGAAAGCTGGCGTGAAGGACGGCTTCAAAACCACGATCTGGACGCGGCCGTCCGGCAGCCTGCTCAACCCCAATCCAAGCCTTGGCGCGCAATTGCTCCAGGCCGATCTGGCCAAAGTTGGCATCAGTGCCGAGATCAAGGTGATCGAGTGGGGCGAGCTGATCCGTCGCGCCAAAGCGGGCGAGCATGACCTGTTGTTCATGGGTTGGGCGGGCGATAACGGCGATCCGGATAACTTCCTGACGCCACAGTTCTCCTGCGCCGCAGTCAAATCAGGAACCAACTTCGCCCGTTATTGCGACGCGACGCTGGACAAGCTGATCAGCGACGGCAAGGCCACCAGCGATCAGGCGGCTCGCAGCAAGCTGTATCACCAGGCGCAGGAACAGATCCAGCAGCAGGCGTTGTGGTTGCCATTGGCCCACCCAACCGCCGCCGCGCTGACTCGCAAGGACGTGACGGGATATCAAGTCAGCCCGTTCGGTCGGCAGGATTTCTTCAAGGTGCAGGTCAAATAATTCCCTTGCAGGAGCCAACTTTTGTGGGAGCGAACTTGCTCGCGAAGCGGCACGCCTGATACGGCGATTCGCGGGCAAGCCTCGCTCCAACAGATTTTGAGCGCTTTTTACATCAACCCACACTCCACCATCGACAACGGATCACCGTCGCCGATGATCACGTGGTCGAGCACCTTCACGTCGATCAGCCACAGCGCGTCCTTGAGGCGTCTGGTCAGTTCGATGTCGGCTTGACTGGCGTCGGTGACGCCAGAGGGGTGGTTGTGGCACAGGATCAGGCTGGCGGCGTTGTGCACCATGGCGCGCTTGACCACTTGCCGGGGATGCACGTGTGCCGTATTGATCGAACCGTGGAACAGCACTTCAAAGCACAGCACGCGGTGTTTGTTGTCCAGAAACAGGCAGCCGAAGACTTCGTGGGGTTCGTGGCGCAATTGGGCTTTGAGGTAATTGCGCACCTGGGACGGGCTTTCCAGTGCGGAATCGCGCTTCAGGGACTCGGCCATGTGTCGACGCGACATTTCCATTACGGCCTGTAACTGGGCGAATTTCGCTGATCCCAGACCCAAATGTGCACTGAATGTTGCCAGGTCCGCATCCAGTAGCCCGCGCAGTCCGTCAAATTGATTCAACAGATGACGCGCCAGGTCGACGGCGCTTTTTCCGGTGACTCCGGTGCGCAAAAAGATCGCCAGCAGTTCGGCGTCGGAAAGACTTGCCGCACCCAGTTCCAACAGCCGCTCCCGCGGGCGCTCCGCCGCAGGCCAATCACGAATACTCATAGCACCTCCATGTGTGTGGGCGCCGCTGTTCCGGTGCGGTCGCTGTGCTATCTTAGCCCATCTTTTTTGCACGGCGATTGGCCTGGGGAACG
This genomic window from Pseudomonas sp. G.S.17 contains:
- a CDS encoding phospholipase D family protein, with the protein product MKKAWASSLCLLFALCVSGCAHVSIPKEPSQALPPTDSAFGRSIQSMAMPHEGRSGFRLLPNSTEAFMARAELIRNARTSLDLQYYIVHDGLSTRALIDELLKAADRGVRVRILLDDTTSDGLDQAIATLAAHPNIQIRLFNPQELGRETGVTRNMGRLFNLSRQHRRMHNKLWLADSSVAIVGGRNLGDEYFDAKENLNFTDIDMLSVGPVAQQLEYSFDQYWNSALSKPIAEFMYFLPTVRDLAKARVQLEDSLEKSHQQHRALYDRLMAYKTQPRMKTWLNELIWAHNQALWDAPTKVLARGEPDPHLLLATQLAPELLNVKDELVLISAYFVPGREGLTYLTGRADAGVAVSLLTNSLEATDVPAVHGGYAPYRKALLEHGVKLFEMRRQPGDTGTSGGSGPHLFKKAAFLNSGSDSSLHSKAMIFDRQKIFVGSFNFDPRSVLWNTEVGVLVDSPQLTEYLRELTLQGMAPALSYQAKLEDGKVVWETEDDGKIHTLHKEPGDAWRRFNAWLSSAVGLEKML
- a CDS encoding MFS transporter; this translates as MRWGTYFAVLASVLSVGLALGVSMPLVSLRLESWGYGSFAIGVMAAMPAIGVLLGASLASQLAARFGTAALMRLCLWAGALSVGLLALLPYYSVWLVLRLMLGVILTIVFILGESWINQLVVERLRGRLVALYGSTYALCQLAGPLLLGALGTEDDYGFWVGVALLVSSPLLLLGRSGAPSADSCSVTFIDLFGFCRSMPAIAWAVALFAAFEALILTLLPIYCLRQGFTAEIALAMVSTVVVGDALLQLPIGALADRISRRTLFSACALALMISSLLVPLMVDTVLIWPLWVLFGASAGGLFTLSLILIGERFRDDSLVRANAHVAQLWGVGCLIGPLAAGAGSQWVSGQALPLLMAAGAFGLVLLSQRRGAFGVQPVAA
- a CDS encoding aldehyde dehydrogenase, producing MTTLTHADWEKRAQDLKIEGRAFINGEYTHAASGDTFECLSPVDGRLLAKVASCDVADAQRAVESARSTFNSGAWSRLAPVKRKAAMIRFAALLNKNVEELALLETLDMGKPISDSFGIDIPGAAQALSWSGEAIDKLYDEVAATAHDQLGLVTREPIGVVAAIVPWNFPLLMACWKLGPALSTGNSVVLKPSEKSPLTAIRVAQLAIEAGIPAGVLNVVPGYGHTVGKALALHMDVDTVVFTGSTKIAKQLLVYSGESNMKRVWLEAGGKSPNIVFADAPDLQAAAESAASAIAFNQGEVCTAGSRLLVERSIKDTFLPLVIEALKAWKPGNPLDPATTVGALVDTQQMNTVLSYIESGHSDGAKLVAGGKRILQETGGTYVEPTIFDGVTNAMKIAQEEIFGPVLSVLTFDTAEEAIQIANDTPYGLAAAVWTANLSKAHLTAKALRAGSVWVNQYDGGDMTAPFGGFKQSGNGRDKSLHAFDKYTELKATWIKL
- a CDS encoding cupin domain-containing protein; this translates as MTIDSIVDFSEAGTAAEHYRPAPERIFKGDPEQTLYNHYNSPCGQMSAGVWEGQVGQWLVNYTEHEYCEIVQGVSVLRDEAGSSKTLRAGDRFVIPAGFKGTWEVLEPCRKIYVVFEQKI
- the rpmG gene encoding 50S ribosomal protein L33, translated to MRELIRLVSSAGTGHFYTTDKNKRTTPDKIEIKKFDPRVRKHVIYKEAKIK
- the rpmB gene encoding 50S ribosomal protein L28, whose protein sequence is MSRVCQVTGKGPVTGNNISHANNKTRRRFLPNLQHHRFWVEEEKRFVRLRVSAKGMRIIDKRGITVVLAELRRDGKI
- a CDS encoding ABC transporter substrate-binding protein encodes the protein MRLAAIPFLLAPLFAPMLAQAATTLSVCTEASPEGFDVVQYNSLTTTNASADVLMNRLVDFDAKSGKLVPSLAQSWTVSPDGLTYDFKLRPGVKFHHTDYFTPTRELTADDVVFSFQRMLDPQNPWHKVAQSGFPHAQSMQLPALIKKIDAPDPLTVRFTLDHADSTFLATLSMGFASIYSAEYTAQLLKAGTPEKLNSQPIGTGPFVFKRFQKDAVVRYEANAEYFAGKPGVDALVYAITPDANVRLQRIRQNECQITLSPKPLDIQEAAKDPALKVEKTEAFMTAFLAINSQHPPFDKAEVRQAINLAFDKPTYLKAVFEGTAAAANGPYPPNTWGYAKDLPGYKLDIAKAKELLAKAGVKDGFKTTIWTRPSGSLLNPNPSLGAQLLQADLAKVGISAEIKVIEWGELIRRAKAGEHDLLFMGWAGDNGDPDNFLTPQFSCAAVKSGTNFARYCDATLDKLISDGKATSDQAARSKLYHQAQEQIQQQALWLPLAHPTAAALTRKDVTGYQVSPFGRQDFFKVQVK
- the radC gene encoding DNA repair protein RadC, producing MSIRDWPAAERPRERLLELGAASLSDAELLAIFLRTGVTGKSAVDLARHLLNQFDGLRGLLDADLATFSAHLGLGSAKFAQLQAVMEMSRRHMAESLKRDSALESPSQVRNYLKAQLRHEPHEVFGCLFLDNKHRVLCFEVLFHGSINTAHVHPRQVVKRAMVHNAASLILCHNHPSGVTDASQADIELTRRLKDALWLIDVKVLDHVIIGDGDPLSMVECGLM